The Vigna unguiculata cultivar IT97K-499-35 chromosome 6, ASM411807v1, whole genome shotgun sequence genome contains a region encoding:
- the LOC114187553 gene encoding phosphatidylinositol N-acetylglucosaminyltransferase subunit P-like isoform X2 — protein sequence MSGDHGPKPSEVYGFLGSIITTVVATVIFFIWACVPESWQQSAGISYYPRVPTYVMVAILLMLGFYIGHNFISTPSPAHLNAVFDEVSRNPSSSECSLEDEKPIDPISDIGLDRINDIIFINPMLSRWELLPNKCC from the exons ATGTCTGGCGATCATGGCCCTAAGCCATCTGAAGTTTATGGTTTTTTAGGTTCTATTATTACCACTGTTGTTGCCACAG TTATTTTCTTCATATGGGCATGTGTTCCAGAATCATGGCAACAATCTGCTGGCATCTCGTACTATCCTAGAG TACCAACATATGTGATGGTGGCCATTCTTCTGATGCTGGGATTCTACATTGGCCATAACTTCATATCAACCCCTTCCCCTGCTCATTTAAACGCAGTTTTTG ATGAAGTCAGCAGAAATCCTTCGAGTAGCGAGTGTTCTCTAGAAGATGAGAAACCCATAGATCCCATTTCAGATATTGGCCTTGACAGAATCAATGATATCATATTCATTAATCCAATGTTGTCACGGTGGGAATTGCTGCCAAACAAGTGCTGCTAA
- the LOC114188479 gene encoding probable disease resistance protein At4g27220, which translates to MVFIPVTDKPNQEQVQNAIADELGVQFTNGESLVKRRNKLRQRIKREQRTLIIVDDTWGELNPQEFDLEEFGVPPGNEHEGCKVLLTSGNLNFIQYLKGASKLTKVFQLQELQKEEAQMLFEKMVGSVDEDQESSIVEEIVRSCEGSISLIYALAKALQNKGPDALMQLKENISPAKLLSYCLEENEELKSLLYLLTIRGRRFINSYSIYIDMWAGVFKNLETADSARKKRESLISDLKAYGLVVENGKDWVKVDDYIHQTAYRMAQHDRRASVISREWPPEELLKDLYFCNLHPVGDLKLPVRLQCPNLKHLLISRENSTIDVPDSFFEETKLLKVLDFVSFHCPNLPLSFVVLKDLEALSMYQCGLEDITEVCELTNLRMLGLLESRIQQLPAQIVKLEKLLFLDLRDTNLQVIPPNVLSKLTSLEELYLRNSFCNWKIEMSSSENKNASLKELTDLEHLAYIEDMYVPDPQAWPVDLFFGNLRSYTIFIGNGWDRAHYGDHELKTLKLKLNRRFQSENGIKKMLKEVQVLYLDTLNGVQNVVNDMECDGFPQVQSLFIQHNAEVKCLSTGSGNDSLDTFPNLESLSLTILSNLEYICHGGPLSEKSFFKLRVIKVEKCNAMGCLFSKSMINGLPHIATLKVSQCTSIKTIVLFEGAENHPIEFPELCSLTLQGLPALISFCSSEGSSSSTDNTATLFHDKVSCPNLETMVISQVSELTTIWNEEYDAENSFWKLKNVNIKGCEKLRTVFPVNLSKNLDNLKMLEVRNCSSMTSIFTVMRQDSTKPGLQLSFPMIEITLTGLPKLEYVCVTTGFEALKKKFEEEWYAGLPGLSGNARIEHGRKMKKYLEEYLNM; encoded by the exons ATGGTTTTCATACCTGTAACTGATAAGCCAAATCAGGAGCAAGTTCAAAATGCTATTGCAGATGAATTGGGCGTGCAGTTTACCAATGGAGAAAGtcttgtgaaaagaagaaacaaactgCGTCAGAGAATAAAAAGGGAGCAAAGGACTCTCATCATAGTTGATGATACGTGGGGGGAATTGAACCCACAAGAATTTGACTTAGAGGAATTTGGAGTTCCTCCTGGTAATGAACATGAAGGGTGCAAAGTACTGTTGACATCAGGAAATTTGAACTTCATACAATATTTGAAGGGTGCCTCTAAGCTTACTAAAGTGTTTCAATTACAAGAATTACAAAAAGAAGAGGCTCAGATGTTGTTTGAGAAGATGGTTGGAAGTGTTGATGAAGATCAGGAAAGTTCCATTGTAGAAGAAATAGTGAGAAGTTGTGAAGGttccatttctttaatttatgcCCTAGCAAAGGCATTACAAAATAAGGGCCCAGATGCCTTGATGCAGTTGAAGGAAAATATTTCACCAGCAAAACTATTGTCCTATTGTTTGGAAGAAAATGAGGAACTCAAATCATTGTTGTATCTTCTTACTATTAGGGGAAGAAGGTTTATTAACAGTTATAGCATCTACATAGACATGTGGGCAGGTGTATTCAAAAATCTGGAAACAGCAGATTCTGCAAGAAAAAAGCGTGAGTCATTGATTAGTGATCTGAAGGCCTATGGTCTTGTGGTTGAAAATGGAAAGGACTGGGTCAAAGTAGATGACTACATACATCAGACTGCTTATCGAATGGCCCAACATGATCGAAGAGCTTCAGTGATTTCCAGAGAATGGCCACCTGAAGAATTGCTAAAAGATCTTTACTTCTGCAACTTACATCCTGTTGGTGATTTGAAGCTTCCCGTAAGGTTGCAGTGTCCAAACTTGAAACATCTTCTGATAAGTAGGGAAAATTCCACAATAGATGTTCCAGATTCCTTTTTTGAGGAGACTAAACTTCTGAAAGTGCTAGATTTTGTTTCCTTTCATTGCCCAAATCTGCCACttagttttgttgttttaaagGACCTTGAAGCATTATCCATGTATCAATGTGGATTGGAAGACATTACAGAAGTTTGTGAGCTCACAAATCTACGAATGCTAGGCCTCCTTGAAAGTAGGATCCAACAATTACCTGCGCAAATTGTAAAGCTTGAGAAGTTGCTATTCTTGGATTTAAGAGACACAAATCTCCAAGTGATTCCACCCAATGTCCTATCCAAATTGACAAGCTTGGAAGAATTATATTTGAGAAACTCCTTCTGTAATTGGAAGATTGAAATGTCTAGCAGTGAAAACAAGAACGCAAGCTTGAAAGAGCTTACAGACTTGGAACACTTGGCATACATAGAAGACATGTATGTTCCTGATCCGCAGGCATGGCCTGTGGACTTGTTCTTTGGAAACCTAAGATCATATACAATTTTCATTGGTAACGGGTGGGACCGAGCACATTATGGTGATCATGAATTGAAGACATTGAAACTGAAGCTGAACAGGAGGTTTCAATCAGAGAATGGAATAAAAAAGATGCTGAAAGAAGTTCAGGTTTTGTACTTGGATACACTGAATGGTGTCCAGAATGTTGTTAATGATATGGAGTGTGATGGCTTTCCACAAGTGCAGTCTCTCTTCATTCAACACAATGCTGAAGTCAAATGCTTATCCACAGGGTCAGGTAATGATTCTCTTGATACTTTTCCGAACTTGGAGTCACTGTCTCTCACCATTCTAAGCAATTTGGAGTACATATGCCATGGTGGTCCTTTATCTGAGAAATCTTTCTTCAAACTGAGAGTCATCAAAGTAGAGAAGTGCAATGCAATGGGCTGTCTCTTCTCAAAATCAATGATCAATGGTCTTCCTCATATTGCTACTTTGAAAGTTTCACAGTGCACATCCATAAAGACAATTGTGCTATTTGAAGGTGCAGAGAATCATCCCATAGAATTTCCTGAATTATGCTCTCTAACCTTACAAGGACTCCCAGCATTAATCAGTTTCTGCTCAAGTGAAGGATCCTCTTCTTCCACTGATAATACAGCTACACTTTTCCATGACAAG GTTTCTTGCCCTAATCTGGAGACAATGGTGATTTCCCAGGTTAGTGAATTGACAACAATATGGAATGAGGAGTATGATGCTGAAAATTCATTTTGGAAACTGAAAAACGTAAATATCAAAGGTTGTGAGAAATTGAGAACTGTTTTTCCAGTTAATCTTTCCAAAAATCTTGATAATTTGAAGATGTTAGAGGTTAGAAATTGTAGTTCAATGACAAGCATTTTCACTGTGATGAGGCAAGATAGCACAAAACCAGGGCTTCAATTGAGCTTTCCAATGATCGAAATAACTTTAACTGGTCTTCCCAAATTGGAGTATGTGTGTGTTACCACAGGATTTGaagccttgaagaaaaaattcgAGGAAGAATGGTATGCTGGCCTTCCTGGATTATCAGGTAACGCACGTATTGAACAcggaagaaaaatgaaaaaatatttggaagaaTATTTGAATATGTAG
- the LOC114187553 gene encoding phosphatidylinositol N-acetylglucosaminyltransferase subunit P-like isoform X1, giving the protein MSGDHGPKPSEVYGFLGSIITTVVATVIFFIWACVPESWQQSAGISYYPRAVPTYVMVAILLMLGFYIGHNFISTPSPAHLNAVFDEVSRNPSSSECSLEDEKPIDPISDIGLDRINDIIFINPMLSRWELLPNKCC; this is encoded by the exons ATGTCTGGCGATCATGGCCCTAAGCCATCTGAAGTTTATGGTTTTTTAGGTTCTATTATTACCACTGTTGTTGCCACAG TTATTTTCTTCATATGGGCATGTGTTCCAGAATCATGGCAACAATCTGCTGGCATCTCGTACTATCCTAGAG CAGTACCAACATATGTGATGGTGGCCATTCTTCTGATGCTGGGATTCTACATTGGCCATAACTTCATATCAACCCCTTCCCCTGCTCATTTAAACGCAGTTTTTG ATGAAGTCAGCAGAAATCCTTCGAGTAGCGAGTGTTCTCTAGAAGATGAGAAACCCATAGATCCCATTTCAGATATTGGCCTTGACAGAATCAATGATATCATATTCATTAATCCAATGTTGTCACGGTGGGAATTGCTGCCAAACAAGTGCTGCTAA